A window of Saimiri boliviensis isolate mSaiBol1 chromosome 1, mSaiBol1.pri, whole genome shotgun sequence genomic DNA:
CACTTAGCATGTGTGTCCTGCCCTCTGCCAGCTGCCCACCTCCGGGACAGTCTCTGACCTCTACCACCTCTGTGCAGCAGTGCGGGTCACAGCCCAGCACATCTGGCAGCTTCCTGTGGACAGGACCCGGCAGGCTGTGCTGGTGTCTGGGGAAGGAAGTTTAAAAAGAgaccggctgggcgtggtggctcatgcttgtaatcccagccctttgggagcctcaggcgggcggatcacatgacgtcaggagttcaagaccagccaggtcaacatggtgaaaccctgtatctactaaaaatacaagtactagtcgggcatggcagtgtgcgcctgtaatcccacctacttgagaggccgagatggatgggaggatcgcttgaacctggaaggcggaggttgaagtgagccgagatcgcatcactgcactccagcctgagcaacagaacaagactcccatctccaaaaaaaaaaaaaaaaaaaaaaggttgaagacctttattttcctttccgtCCAATCACACTACAGACAAAATCCAGCTCTGATCCACTTGCTGCGCCCAGGTGAACAGCCGATTTGCAGCTGTTCAGCAGCCAAGTCTCCTGCCCAGGGGCTCCCCGTGCTCCCGCTAGACCGCGTCCACCTCTCGGAGCGTGTAGTCCAGGATGGTGTCTTGATCCTGGAACTTGAAGTACCCGTGGAATTTCTTCTTCTGAAGCAGGAGTGGAAACCAGTAGCTGTCGTCTGGCCACATGTCTTTGAAGGGGATCTGGTCCAGCTGGAACCAGTGTGGGCGCATTTCTGTACcgaggggagaagaggaggcaCTGACATGCAACCCAAATTTAAtgcttactattattatttttgtagagacggggtctcgctctgctgcccagtcttgtcttgaactcctgggtcaggtggatcctcctgcctcagcctcccacagtgctgggattacagctgtgagccacctgcATCTGGCCAGCCCAAACAAACTGGCTCTCTGAGTAGTACCCTGAGTGATCGTGAGGAACCTAACGATCGTTTGTATTTAATCCTCTGACCATGTTTCTCATTTTGGGGTAGGAAATGGGTGCAGTGACCATGGCTCAGGGCCCTATGCTGGCATTGTGAGGTGGAGGGGATGCAGGCTGCCTGGCACTCAGAGCTGGTTTGAGCTGATGACCTTTCTCCCAGTCAGGAGATGGAACATGcatggtggggagtggggagcaggCCCCATGAGGCTCACCGTCGCTCTCCACGGGGGTCCCCTGGACGCTGTCTGTGCAAAAGACATGCACATCCATAAGCTCAGGCTCGCCCACGAACTCAAACACGATCTGGCCCACCTTGTGCAGCGCATCCACTGTCAGACCGCTCTCCTCCTGCAGCTCCCTGTGGGCAAAGGtggatgggggagggaggagagagggcgtcaggcaggccaccatgcccacatgatggcaggggaggaggagctgggcaTCTGCAGAGCTCAGGGAGCCAATGGAGCGGATGGGAAACCCAAGATGATGTCACCCAGAATGCATTAGCTTGTCCTGACCTGCCTGAGCTTCACAATCAATTTGAACTTTGAAGACACTGAGTTTGGTGGAGAGGGGCCCGAAGATGGTGTGGAGCCACTGGTGGGAGGATCGCAGTTCTAGTCCAGTGTCCTCTGTGTACCAGTGACAGCCCAGTGGAGTCCAGCCACTTTTCCACAGTCCTGAGACCCGAGGGGCAGCAGGGTTGGGACCGATACCACTTCCTTCATTCCTGGTTGCTCACTTTTCCATGGCTGAGCATCAGAGCCTAGGCAGCTGTAGTTATGGCTGCCAGAGCCCTGCGACGTTTGCTCCGGGAACCTGGGTCCTGTACGCTGGGCCTGCCTGCTGAAAGAAATGTCTTTCTAGCCTGGCGCCACTTCTCTGAGAACACAGGATGAAACCACAGCCTTCTATGACCTCTTTCTTGAAGGAGGAGCTCTGGTTTTAACTCCGGCCCCCAGGCTGACCACGCAGGACATGTGCCCTGGGCCTCTTGCTGCACATTCTCCGGACCCACTATCCACAGCTGTTCCTGAAGGAGTAAAGGGGCTGACCTTACCACGGAGTGCCCAAGTGCTGCTGTGGCTGAGAACAAGCCATTCTCTCTGCTTCACCACACACAGAGCCAGAGGCTTCTCTGAAGTAATCTAACGCTATTGCTAActcaaaaatactttaaaaattacatatatgttgTAGACTACCAGGaaacaaaacaccataaactCATCACCCAGGAATGCCACCATATCAGTGTTTTTCCTTTGGCTCTTTCTCCTCTGTACATcccttaaaaaatgcaaacattcacCCTTAATCgtttaaggttaaaaaataaaaatgcagccaggtgcagtggctcatgcctgtaatcctagcactttgggaggccgaggtgggtggatcacctgaggtcaggagttcaagaccagcctggccatcacagtgaaaccccatatttaaaataaataaataaataaaaataaataaaataaatgcaaacaggttgggtgcatggtggctcatgcctgtaatctcagcaccttgggacaccaaggtgggaggattgcttgagcccaggagtttgagaccagcctgggcaacatggcaaaaccctgtttgtacactagctgggcgtggtggcacttgcctgtagtttcagctactcaggaggctgagatgggaggaacgCTTGAGCCCTCGagttagaggctgtagtgagctatgatcatgccactgcactccagcctggcaaccgagctagaccctgtcaaaaaaaaaaaaaaaaaaaaaattatacacgtTTTATACCTTGTGCTTTCTACTCAAGAAAGGAGGAGTGTGTGACGTTCCACACTTCAAGGAATCCAGCCGGCTTCTCAACTCCTGTTTgctatgaaagaataaaatgttccAATGTTGGGTTATCGTGGAAACCCATGCTGGATACAGTGGTGCTGCTGACATTCCGTTCTGAGCATTTGCTGGGTGTGCTCAGTTGGGTTCTTGCTTAGTCCTTCAGCAGACACTTCTCGAAGACCTACTCTGTGCTGGGACCCTGGGGATGCACGGGCGGTGGCCCCCAGGCATTGCAGTCTGCTCctcctaccatgcctggctaatttttctgtgggtgtgtctgtgttatttttttttgtagagacaaggtcttgctatgttgcccaggctggtcccgaactgctgggctcaagcgatccttctgctttggcctccccaagtgctgggacttcaggtgtgagccaccatgcctggcctacatggtcTGATTTAAGTGATGCCTCCTCAGCGTAAGCTGCAGGGACTGGAGAGGAAACAGACCTGGAATCAACATTTATTCAGGGAGATGGCTAATTAAAGCCGGACTTGAGCTAAACGATTAACATGTGTGTTTGTCCTTGCAGGGTGCAAATGGCTCCCCAGCTAGATGCAACAGACATGCTCAGTGGGGCCTCACCAGCCTCTTGGTGGCCAGCTGTTACTTGTCTCAAAAAgcagccaaggtgggcggatcaccttgaggttgggaattccagaccagcctgaccaacatggtgaaaccccgtctatataattaaaaaaataaaaataaaaataaattttaaaaaagcgtCACCTCCCGATGCAATGTTGTGACTGATTTCAGTTACTCTTCCCCAGCACACGGCAGCGTAGGAAGCATCAAGAATCTTCTGGGAGACAGCGCGGAAGCTTCATTTTACAGGCGGGGAGCCCCACGCAGGCAAAGATGATGATGTTTCAGTTCTGCTCAAGTGTCTGTTCTATCCGTGCTACTCAGTTCCCCAGACAGCAGACGGGGAACAGGATGAGaaatacattaaacaaaaatACAGGTGGCAAGGCCTTGGTGGTATGGGGAGGCAGGAGTTGGAGGTCTCCACAGGCCTGCTTCTCATTGGTCCTGCTCCCGTGTCCTGGGTCTCACTGGTCTTTGGGGTTAGGGATGCTGCCTAGAAAGATCGTCTCACACTGTGCACCTAAAGCCCAAACCTGCACACCCCCCCCATAACCCAGTACTCCCCACGTACATGTCCCCTGCCCCACAGACGGTCTAAGTCCAGCCCTCTGGACTGGGGATGAGTGCTCAGGCCTACCCGCTGCCGGTGAGTGAGGATAAAGCAGGAACCAGCCTCCCTGGAGAGTGGGCTGCCAAGGCTCCTCCCTACCTCCCCCTACTGAGCAGCAAGAGCCTGGTGGCCCCAGGGCCAAATCCATTCAGACTCGCAGGTACTGAGGCCCAGGGCCATGCTGGTGGCCTGGGGCTGCCAGTGTGTCATCCCCTGGGGGGGCGAGGCCGTTTACTGCTGGGTTCCCAGGGCCCTGGGACCCCTAAGCACCAGCCTGTCTGGCTCCAGTGTCTCCCATTCCTCACGTCTGCAGATGCTCCCCAAtgagggatttttttccccctttaagaCAGGGTcatggcagggcacggtggctcacgcctgtaatctcagcactttgggaagccaaggtgagtagatcacctgaggtcaggagttcaacaccagtctggccaacatggtgaaatgctgtctctactaaaaatatacaaaaaaattagccgggtgtggtggtgagcacctgtaatcccagctacatgggaggctgaggcaagagaattgcttgaacctgggaggcggaggttgcagtgagctgagatcacgccactgtactccagtttcagcaacaagagcgagactccattaaaaaaaaaaaaaaaaaaaaaaaaaaagacagggtctcactctgttgcccaggctggagtgcagtggtgtaatcacaacttactatagcctcaacctcttgggctcagacgatcctcccacctctgtctcctgagtagctaggaccacaggtctGCACCACCAGACTtgactaagttttaaaatttttagcagagaaggctgttcttgaattcctgagcttaagtgattctcccacctcagcatcccaaagtgctgggatcacagacgcgagccactgtgcctggcctgagaacATCTTAAGCTTGGGATAGGAAGATTTCTTTAAAAGCATGTGAAAAATGctaaccataaaataaaaattacattttagattatattaaaataataaacttctgTTTACCAAAATGTCACTAAGAGTAGAAGCCactgaatagaaaatatttgcaatatatatattgtatCTGATAACTCACAtccaaaatgtttaaagaactacaaataaattagaaatcatgaccagcctgggtaacatagtgagacccagtctcttaaaaaaaaaaaaaaaaaaaaggaaaaggtaacTAAATTCAAACATGGGCAAAAGGCTTGAGCAGATACGTCACAAAGGAGATCCAAGCGGCCCACAGACACTGAGGAGGTGCTCCCGCTCCTCAGTCATCAGGGCACACGGAACCTCAGTGAGCTCACTGCCCCTACCAGAATGGAGAAAGTACCAAGTGCTGTTGAGCCTTTAGGGGAAGCCGAACTCACACACCCGTGGTGGGAGTTTGAATCAGTGAAACATCTGTGGAAAGTGGTTTGGCAATCTATGCTGAAGCTGAATATCTACAGGTTTCCTAAAAGGTAACTGTTCACCAGGAAGGGGTGCACACAGGCACCAAAAGACACATTCAGGACCGTTCCTGGCAGTCGCCCGAAACAGCTCCCAAGGGGAAGGCCCATATGCACACCTGCAGCAGAGCGGGTGACCTGGAGCAGAGCGGGTGACCCGGAGCACAGCGGGTGACCTGGAGCAGAGCGGGTGACCCAGAGCACAGCGGGTGACCTGGAGCAGAGCGGGTGAGCCGGGGCAGAGCCAGTGAGCTGCGGCAGAGCGGGTGAGCCGGGGCAGAGTGAGTGAGCCAGGGCAGAGCGGGTGAGTCAGGGCAGAGCGGGTGAGTTGCAGCGCGTACCTCTGCAGGGCAATACccagcagctggaggaggagcCACTGCTGTGGCACATGTGACGCTGGAAAGAAGCTGGACGAGGGCACAGCCTCTGAGATCCTGCACTGGAAACAGGCCAAAGTCATCAACTGTGCTGGAAGTCAGGACGTAGGGCCAGGTCCACAGTCCACTTCTATTTCTTGATCTACAAGTTGGCTAAACAGGTGGACccgctggatgcagtggctcatgcctgtaatcccagcactttgggaggccgaggcggccgggtcacttgaggtcagtttgagaccagcctggctaacatggtgaaacgctgtctctaccaaaaatacaaaaattagccaggcgtggtggtgcgcacctatagtcccagctatttgggaggctgaggcaggaaaatcgctgggaggtgaaggttgctgtgagcagatatcatgccactgcactccagcctgggcaacagagcaagactccatctcaaaaaaagaaacaggtggctgggtgaggtggctcacgcttgtcatcccagcactttgagaggctaaggcatgtggatcatgaggtcagaagatcaagaccatcctggccaacatggtgaaactccatctctaatgaaaacacaaaaattaactgggcgtggtgcgctactcaggaggatgaggcagagttgtttgaactcaggaggtggtggctgcagcgagctgagattgtgccaatgcactccagcccaggtgacagagcaagactctatctcaaaaaaaaaaaaaagaaacaggtgaaccCACTTCTTAAAAACTCACTGCTGATGGAGATTTGGGCAGTTTTCTATATATGCATGACACTTCAAAAAAAGCACAAGCTAcactgggcgcagtgactcacgcctgtaattctagcactttgggaagctgaggcaggattatcgcttgaggccaggagtttgataccagcccgggcaacatgtcgaaaccctgtctctagtaaaagtaaaaaaattagccaggtgtggtggcgtgcactggTAGTCCCACCGActcgggaggatggcttgagcccaggtcgaggcagcagtgagctatgatcgtgtcaCCACACTCTTGCCTGGGCAGTCTTGACCTTATAGAATGATTATGGGAAAAGACAGATAGGAAATCATTAAATATAATCAGAAAGGGTGAGAGTGCCGTGAAAGACAGAGGATGAGACTTGTTGAGAACAATGGGGTTGGGGAAGGCACCTTCTTGGCTGTGAAAGCTGCTGGAGGGTGGGATGGGGGCTCAGCCGGATGAAGAGCAAGGTGGGCAACAGTTTGGGGTGCTGGGGGGCAGAGTGTcaggagggaagggcagggcaaGCCTGTGGGGAACTCAGTGGCTGACACAGGAGGGCGGCTTTCAGTGCATCGGGAGGTGTTAAGGGTTTAATGtgggagtgtgtgtctgtgtgggggggGTTGGGGGAGACCCAGATGCAGTCTGGGAAGGGTCACCTGGTAGCTGTGTGGAGTGGGAACTGCAGAGGGGAGGGTGGAGGTGGCCAGGCCAGCTACAGGGCTGCTGCATCTGTCCAGGTGGGGGGATATCCATGGATCCAGGTTACACCTAAGGATGAAGTCACAGGCTGCCTGCTCTGTGCCTTAGTTCTCCCCTCAAACCCTGAGAGCAAGCCACCGCTATACTCAGCACTGAGGGTCTGTAGTGATGGTCCCTCTACATAATATTTacagagggcaggagggaagtTCCTTGGACCGTGAGAAAGTTCAGAAGAAAATACATCAGGGCTGATGAGGCGGCCTGTGCTTTGCTTGTCACCGGCAGGACAAGGAGCAGAAACCAAGTCACCTGGAGCTCCTCCGTCCAGCCTCCTCAGCCCTGCTGCCTGCTCCCCTCACACTCCCACTTCCCTGCACAGCTGGTGTTCCTCCAGCCCTCTGTGCTTCTGCAAatgtctccttcctccctccctccacgtCCTCCCAGTGAATGTCAGATCCTCAGGGTGTTTTCCTGGTGCCGTTATTCACCCTTCCTTTGTCCTGGACACCCCTGGCCGCCAGCTGTGGACCAGACCTCTTTCTGCATGTCTTCTGAACCTGGCAGCCGTATGACATGAGAGGCCCACAGAGGCAGGGACTGACCTGTTCCTCTCATGTCCCCAGTCCCCACACAGAGCAGTGCTACTGATGGGCGGTCTTACCAGATCTAAGACAAAGGGCTGGGCAGGAGGACCCCTGGGGCACATTTCCTGCCTGTTTCCTGTGCTGCTGTTGCTCTGCACACACTATAGGCATGGGTACACTGGATGCCCAACTCACTCACTGGGCCTCCTCCCCAGCTGCAGCCCCCAGCACAGAGCCCGTTGCACTGGCACCTGCCACAGATCAAATGTGTCTTTGTGACGGCAGCCCAGGGTCCCGGGCCTTGGAGGGGATGCACATGCTCAGTGTGTCACACATAGGGCTCTCCAAACTGAGGGTTGGGACCCATGTGCCCTATGAAATCAGGattgcaactgaaaaaaaaagggtccagcacagtagctcatgtctgcaatcttagcactcagggaggcccaggtgggagtatcgtttgagcccaggagtttgagaccggtctgagcaacagaatgagacccgatctttacaaagaattaaaaacctagctgagcatggtggcatgagcctgtggtcccagctactcgcgaggctgaggcaggaggatcatttgagcccaggagtttgaggctatagtaagccatgagtgtgccactgcacgccagcctgggtgagatcctgtctctggagggaaaaaaaaaaaaaaagaaatgaatcgGAAATAGTAGGATGCCCTTTAATGTAATAAGGGTGGCTTCTGCAGTTTATTTTAGCTGTACCTGTAAACCTGAGCGTGTATATCAgagtataaaatgtatttctcactgcAGGTTGTGACAAAAAATTTGGAAAGCCCCTGGGCTGCAGTGTCCTGGCTTTCCCCCGTGCTAGGaccctctttatttatttatttatttttttttttttgtgatggagacTTGCtgtatcgccaggctggagtgcagtggcgcaatcttggctcactgcaacctctgcctcctgggttcaagcaatgctcctgcctcggcctcccgagtagctggaactacaagtgtgtgccaccacacctggctaatttttgtattttgttttttctagtagagatggatttcaccatgttggccaggatggtctcgatctcctaacctcgcaatccgcctgcctcagtctcccaaagtgctgtggctaccggcgtgagccaccgtaccctgtTGCCAGGACCCTCTTTATATTTCTCCTCTCCAGGGAAGGTGACCTACCTTTCTCAGAACAGGAACGTGAACAGGGGCTACATATGGGCAGGACTATGTGATGTTTACACAGATGGTCTCATTTACGCTGTGATTGGTGAGGGGTGTCTGGAggactgtgtgatcttgggcaagatgcttaacctctctgggcttcagttcctATCTCAGTGAAGCTGAGGATGCAATGAGGTTTTGTGTGCAAAGGGTGTGAGATAAATGCGATCATCAACTCCTTTGCACAAAGTTACCAACTGACTGATGGGCCTCCAGTGACAGTGAGGATGCCAGGAGTGTTCAATTAAGCCAGAAGGTCCAGTAGCTCCCAGAATCACCCTGCACCCCCAGCACCACAGCAGCTGACACAGACTCAGCGCCCACTACACACCATGCACCACCGCACCACAGCAGCTGACACAGACTCGGTGCCCACTACAcaccatgcaccaccacaccacagCAGCTGACACACCCTCAGCGCCCACTACACACCACGCATCACTGCACCACAGCAGCTGACACACACTCAGCgcctactacacaccacacacaaccacaccacAGCAGCTGACACACACTCAGCGCCTACTACACACCACGCACCACCGCACCACAGCAGCAGACACACACTCAACACTCagtacacaccacacaccacaccacagtACCTAACACACACTCAACACTCAGTACACACCACACCACAGCACCTAAGACACACTCAACACTCAGTACACACCACACCACAGCACCTAACACACACTCAACACTcagtacacaccacacacagcaccTAACACACACTCAACACTCAGTCCAcaccaggcactgctctaagtcCTTTATGCtgctctcatttaatcttcaagaGTTCTAAGGTCTGGATGCTCTTCTTACTCCCATTCTGAGGTGAAGATACTGAGGCTCACAGGTTAACCCGTGCTCCAGGTCACTTAGTTCTAAGTGGTGAAGCCAAGGCTTTGGCCCTGCAGCCCGAATCCCTGTGCCCTGGGAAAGCCGGTTCCACGGCCAGCCCCGCCCCATTCGTACCTCTTGGCTCCCTCCTCGATGGTCTCTCCTTCTTGCACTTTGCCCCCAAAGCCATTCCAGCGGCCGGCCCCAAAGCCTCGCTTTTTCATGCCCAGGAGAACTCGCTGAGGCTGCAGGACCAGCACCAGGGTATAGAGCCTGGAGGCACCCATGGTCCCTGGGTTCTGAAAGGAAGGTGAGAGGGCAGAGTTGGTGGTGACGGGGCTCGTGGAGGAAGCAGGTGCCAAGGCCCAGGAGGAAGGGGTTGTGCTCTGGGAGGCGGGGAGAGGATGCCATGACTGCCGGCTCTAACTTCCTTTCCCCTAACTCAGCTGCAAAGGACAATGTGACCTTTCCAGAGCGGACTCTTGCTCCTGCATCTGCCCCCAGGAACCCCCTGGCCATAGGCACAGCAGTGGGGCAGAATAGTCTCTGTGCCTGACTGACACCAAAAGAACCACACAATATATCCTGTGGTTCTCAGGTCAGGCTTCAACACTGGCCTTTTGATTAACAGGAGCTTCTTCCAGCCTAGTGGGCCCTGGCCTGCCTCTCTCGTAGCAGGCTTCCCAAGTCACAGGAAATGCGTGACTGCAGACACAGGTCCACTCAGCCGGGCCTGGCTAGTCCTCCCTCCTGTGACAGGAGTTTATACCCCACTCTGTTCCTACTGTGGCCACTGTGGGACCTGGCACCCAGGGATGCCACTGGAAGCAAGGGCCCTTCCTGCTCCCACAGGTGGGCAGGTCCAGGTCCAGAGAAGGACTCTGAGGGTGATGCCTCCACCAAGTCCCTGCTGGAAAAAGGACCCTGGAGAAATGCTGGAAGACCAGGACCAACttaccttcccttcctctctctctctttccttctttcttttaagactccttccttcctttctttcgaGACAAGAGCTGGAGGACCAGGACCaactttcctttatttatttatgtattatttaggGCCAAGagcctgctctgttgcccaggctggaggagagtGGTATTATCTCATTTCAcagcaacttcagcctcccaggctgaagctgcctcctgcctcagcctccagcatagctgggaccacaggcaggagccaccatgcccagctaatttttgtatttttagtagagatggggttttgccatgttgcccaggctggtcttgaactcctgggctcaaccaatccacccatctcagcctcctaaagtgctgagattacaggcatgagccactgtgcccagccaggaccaACTTTTCTGGGGTCTACACCTGGCCCCCAGGACAGGATTCAAACACAGGATTCAGGACCAGTGATCCTCCTTAGAAGTTGTGGTGTCTAAGAAAAGGGATAGGACAATAAGGAAGGGGGGCGGGGAAGGGCTGGGTAGAAGAGGGCGTGATttctggctagggctccacccccaggcctgtgcccagggacctaggtgaggacagccatttctgttttcctgcccaaatgttgtATTTCCCAAGCCCGCCAGGACCCCATCCTGTGCCTTTAAAACCCCCCAGACCCTAGTGTGCAGAGAGACACAAGCCGCTAGACATCAAGAGGATGGGAAGAGCACACCaacaggcagcagcagcaggccgGCAGGGGCTCAACTGGTGGAACCACAGGGAGTTTGGCAGGGGTGGTAGGAGGACAGCCTGGGCTGCTTGACAGCCTGACTCCAAGAGAAAACCACCTTCCTGCTCCaactcccttctggctcccccatgTGCTGAGggctacttccactcaataaaaccttgcactcattctccaagcccacctGTGATCCGACTGCtccagtacaccaaggcaagaaaccccgggatacagaaagccctctgtccttgcgatGAGGCAAGGAGGCCAATTGAGCCGACACAAGCCACCTATACGGCTAAATTGAAAGAGCACCCTGTAATACATGCCCagtggggcttcaggagctgcaaacattcacccctagacactgctgtgGGGTCGGAGTCCCACAGCCTGCCCgtctgtatgctcccctagaggCTTGAGCAGCGGGGCACTGTAGAAGTGAGTGACATCCCTATCGCACGCCCTTCAAGGACAAGGAAACCTGTCCCATTTCACTGAGACTGGGTCCTGGTGGTGGAGGCAGGTCGGACAGGGTAAGTGGGTTTGTGGCTGAGCTGCTCACGAGGCCCGTGTGCTTTGTCCTGACACTGATCTGTTCCTGCCAGAAGCCATGGTTTCCAACTGAATTTTTGTGATTTACTGCCGGTCTTTCCCCTAAGCCCCCGACCCCGCTCTCCTGGTCTCCCCTGAGCCCCCGACCCCGCTCTCCTGGTCTCTCCTAAGCCCCCCGACCCCGCTCTCCCGGTCTCCCCCGAGCCCCCGACCCCGCTCTCCTGGTCTCCCCTAAGCCCCCGTCCAGCCCTCCTGGTCTCCCCTAAGCCCCCCGATCCCACTCTCCTGGTGTCCCCGAGCCCCCGTCCCGCCCTCCCGGTCTCCCCTAAGCCCCTGACCCCGCCCTCCCGGTCTCCCCCGAGCCCCCGACCCCGCCCTCCTGGTCTCCCCTAAGCCCCCCG
This region includes:
- the NUDT1 gene encoding oxidized purine nucleoside triphosphate hydrolase; the encoded protein is MGASRLYTLVLVLQPQRVLLGMKKRGFGAGRWNGFGGKVQEGETIEEGAKRELQEESGLTVDALHKVGQIVFEFVGEPELMDVHVFCTDSVQGTPVESDEMRPHWFQLDQIPFKDMWPDDSYWFPLLLQKKKFHGYFKFQDQDTILDYTLREVDAV